The following proteins are encoded in a genomic region of Brachypodium distachyon strain Bd21 chromosome 1, Brachypodium_distachyon_v3.0, whole genome shotgun sequence:
- the LOC100841383 gene encoding probable carboxylesterase 18 isoform X1, producing MTTPFFTQASDDKLSDVSIQIALPMNKDLNSLLLSYPCCVLLYYTKSITRQGRTNSEFTQCSSIRMEASKTKESQGAAADDEIQPRPAAASPPALPWTVRLQVLALVTATDLSQRRDGTVNRFLFSLGDRQTPARARPDALGVRSADVTVDASRNLWARVYSRSSSGSSAVPVPVVVYFHGGGFAFLSAASTPLDGMCRRLCRELGAVVVSVNYRLAPEHKFPAAYDDGEAVFRHLAANNDIFPVPVDLSRCFLAGDSAGGNIAHHVAHRWTSDAEPDPVVFRLAGIILLQPYFGGEERTAAELSLEGVAPVVNMRRSDWSWKAFLPVGADRNHPAAHVTGEAAPEPELGENFPPAMVAVGGLDPLQDWQRRYAAMLRRKGKAVRVVEFPEAIHAFYCFPELPDSGKLVEDVKAFIDRNGGTRVL from the exons ATGACTACACCTTTCTTCACTCAGGCTTCTGATGACAAGCTCTCAGATGTATCCATCCAGATAGCCCTGCCAATGAACAAAGACTTGAACAG CCTGCTCCTGTCATACCCATGCTGTGTGCTGCTATATTATACGAA GAGTATCACTCGGCAGGGCAGGACGAACTCAGAGTTCACGCAGTGTAGCTCGATCCGAATGGAGGCGTCCAAGACGAAGGAGAGCCAAGGAgcggcggccgacgacgagatccagccacggccggcagcagcatccccgccggcgctgccATGGACGGTGCGTCTCCAGGTGCTGGCGCTCGTCACGGCCACCGACCTCTCGCAGCGCCGCGACGGCACGGTCAAccgcttcctcttctccctcgGCGACCGGCAGACCCCCGCGCGGGCGCGCCCCGACGCGCTCGGCGTCCGCTCCGCCGACGTCACTGTCGACGCCTCCCGCAACCTCTGGGCGCGCGTCtacagccgcagcagcagcggcagctccGCGGTGCCGGTCCCCGTGGTCGTCTACTTCCACGGCGGCGGGTTCGCGTTCCTGTCGGCCGCCTCCACGCCGCTCGACGGAAtgtgccgccgcctctgccgcgAGCTGGGCGCCGTCGTGGTGTCCGTCAACTACCGCCTCGCCCCCGAGCACAAATTCCCCGCCGcctacgacgacggcgaggccgtCTTCCGCCACCTCGCCGCTAACAACGACATCTTCCCCGTCCCCGTCGACCTCTCCCGCTGCTTCCTGGCCGGCGACAGCGCGGGCGGCAACATCGCGCACCACGTGGCGCACCGCTGGACCTCCGATGCGGAACCCGACCCCGTCGTCTTCCGGCTCGCCGGGATCATCCTGCTGCAGCCCTActtcggcggcgaggagcgcaCAGCCGCGGAGCTCTCCCTGGAAGGCGTGGCGCCCGTGGTGAACATGCGCCGCTCCGACTGGTCGTGGAAGGCGTTCCTGCCGGTGGGGGCTGACCGGAACCACCCGGCGGCGCACGTGACGGGGGAAGCGGCGCCGGAGCCCGAGCTGGGCGAGAACTTCCCGCCGGCCATGGTGGCGGTGGGCGGGCTAGACCCTCTGCAGGACTGGCAGCGGCGGTATGCCGCCATGCTGCGGCGGAAGGGGAAGGCCGTGCGGGTGGTGGAGTTCCCGGAGGCCATCCACGCCTTCTACTGCTTCCCCGAGCTCCCCGACTCCGGCAAGCTCGTCGAGGACGTCAAGGCGTTCATCGACCGCAACGGCGGCACGCGCGTGCTCTGA
- the LOC100841383 gene encoding probable carboxylesterase 18 isoform X2, translated as MTTPFFTQASDDKLSDVSIQIALPMNKDLNRSITRQGRTNSEFTQCSSIRMEASKTKESQGAAADDEIQPRPAAASPPALPWTVRLQVLALVTATDLSQRRDGTVNRFLFSLGDRQTPARARPDALGVRSADVTVDASRNLWARVYSRSSSGSSAVPVPVVVYFHGGGFAFLSAASTPLDGMCRRLCRELGAVVVSVNYRLAPEHKFPAAYDDGEAVFRHLAANNDIFPVPVDLSRCFLAGDSAGGNIAHHVAHRWTSDAEPDPVVFRLAGIILLQPYFGGEERTAAELSLEGVAPVVNMRRSDWSWKAFLPVGADRNHPAAHVTGEAAPEPELGENFPPAMVAVGGLDPLQDWQRRYAAMLRRKGKAVRVVEFPEAIHAFYCFPELPDSGKLVEDVKAFIDRNGGTRVL; from the exons ATGACTACACCTTTCTTCACTCAGGCTTCTGATGACAAGCTCTCAGATGTATCCATCCAGATAGCCCTGCCAATGAACAAAGACTTGAACAG GAGTATCACTCGGCAGGGCAGGACGAACTCAGAGTTCACGCAGTGTAGCTCGATCCGAATGGAGGCGTCCAAGACGAAGGAGAGCCAAGGAgcggcggccgacgacgagatccagccacggccggcagcagcatccccgccggcgctgccATGGACGGTGCGTCTCCAGGTGCTGGCGCTCGTCACGGCCACCGACCTCTCGCAGCGCCGCGACGGCACGGTCAAccgcttcctcttctccctcgGCGACCGGCAGACCCCCGCGCGGGCGCGCCCCGACGCGCTCGGCGTCCGCTCCGCCGACGTCACTGTCGACGCCTCCCGCAACCTCTGGGCGCGCGTCtacagccgcagcagcagcggcagctccGCGGTGCCGGTCCCCGTGGTCGTCTACTTCCACGGCGGCGGGTTCGCGTTCCTGTCGGCCGCCTCCACGCCGCTCGACGGAAtgtgccgccgcctctgccgcgAGCTGGGCGCCGTCGTGGTGTCCGTCAACTACCGCCTCGCCCCCGAGCACAAATTCCCCGCCGcctacgacgacggcgaggccgtCTTCCGCCACCTCGCCGCTAACAACGACATCTTCCCCGTCCCCGTCGACCTCTCCCGCTGCTTCCTGGCCGGCGACAGCGCGGGCGGCAACATCGCGCACCACGTGGCGCACCGCTGGACCTCCGATGCGGAACCCGACCCCGTCGTCTTCCGGCTCGCCGGGATCATCCTGCTGCAGCCCTActtcggcggcgaggagcgcaCAGCCGCGGAGCTCTCCCTGGAAGGCGTGGCGCCCGTGGTGAACATGCGCCGCTCCGACTGGTCGTGGAAGGCGTTCCTGCCGGTGGGGGCTGACCGGAACCACCCGGCGGCGCACGTGACGGGGGAAGCGGCGCCGGAGCCCGAGCTGGGCGAGAACTTCCCGCCGGCCATGGTGGCGGTGGGCGGGCTAGACCCTCTGCAGGACTGGCAGCGGCGGTATGCCGCCATGCTGCGGCGGAAGGGGAAGGCCGTGCGGGTGGTGGAGTTCCCGGAGGCCATCCACGCCTTCTACTGCTTCCCCGAGCTCCCCGACTCCGGCAAGCTCGTCGAGGACGTCAAGGCGTTCATCGACCGCAACGGCGGCACGCGCGTGCTCTGA
- the LOC100841383 gene encoding probable carboxylesterase 18 isoform X3 has protein sequence MEASKTKESQGAAADDEIQPRPAAASPPALPWTVRLQVLALVTATDLSQRRDGTVNRFLFSLGDRQTPARARPDALGVRSADVTVDASRNLWARVYSRSSSGSSAVPVPVVVYFHGGGFAFLSAASTPLDGMCRRLCRELGAVVVSVNYRLAPEHKFPAAYDDGEAVFRHLAANNDIFPVPVDLSRCFLAGDSAGGNIAHHVAHRWTSDAEPDPVVFRLAGIILLQPYFGGEERTAAELSLEGVAPVVNMRRSDWSWKAFLPVGADRNHPAAHVTGEAAPEPELGENFPPAMVAVGGLDPLQDWQRRYAAMLRRKGKAVRVVEFPEAIHAFYCFPELPDSGKLVEDVKAFIDRNGGTRVL, from the coding sequence ATGGAGGCGTCCAAGACGAAGGAGAGCCAAGGAgcggcggccgacgacgagatccagccacggccggcagcagcatccccgccggcgctgccATGGACGGTGCGTCTCCAGGTGCTGGCGCTCGTCACGGCCACCGACCTCTCGCAGCGCCGCGACGGCACGGTCAAccgcttcctcttctccctcgGCGACCGGCAGACCCCCGCGCGGGCGCGCCCCGACGCGCTCGGCGTCCGCTCCGCCGACGTCACTGTCGACGCCTCCCGCAACCTCTGGGCGCGCGTCtacagccgcagcagcagcggcagctccGCGGTGCCGGTCCCCGTGGTCGTCTACTTCCACGGCGGCGGGTTCGCGTTCCTGTCGGCCGCCTCCACGCCGCTCGACGGAAtgtgccgccgcctctgccgcgAGCTGGGCGCCGTCGTGGTGTCCGTCAACTACCGCCTCGCCCCCGAGCACAAATTCCCCGCCGcctacgacgacggcgaggccgtCTTCCGCCACCTCGCCGCTAACAACGACATCTTCCCCGTCCCCGTCGACCTCTCCCGCTGCTTCCTGGCCGGCGACAGCGCGGGCGGCAACATCGCGCACCACGTGGCGCACCGCTGGACCTCCGATGCGGAACCCGACCCCGTCGTCTTCCGGCTCGCCGGGATCATCCTGCTGCAGCCCTActtcggcggcgaggagcgcaCAGCCGCGGAGCTCTCCCTGGAAGGCGTGGCGCCCGTGGTGAACATGCGCCGCTCCGACTGGTCGTGGAAGGCGTTCCTGCCGGTGGGGGCTGACCGGAACCACCCGGCGGCGCACGTGACGGGGGAAGCGGCGCCGGAGCCCGAGCTGGGCGAGAACTTCCCGCCGGCCATGGTGGCGGTGGGCGGGCTAGACCCTCTGCAGGACTGGCAGCGGCGGTATGCCGCCATGCTGCGGCGGAAGGGGAAGGCCGTGCGGGTGGTGGAGTTCCCGGAGGCCATCCACGCCTTCTACTGCTTCCCCGAGCTCCCCGACTCCGGCAAGCTCGTCGAGGACGTCAAGGCGTTCATCGACCGCAACGGCGGCACGCGCGTGCTCTGA
- the LOC100842109 gene encoding probable carboxylesterase 18, with product MAGPEEARRRPALPWTVRAQLAALSLAHRRDGSVRRLLFSLGDHRSAANPSRPDASGVRSADVVVDAATGVWARVFSPSPPPPSAEDAPPLSVVVYFHGGGFALFSPASRPYDAFCRRLCRALGAAVVSVAYRLAPAHRFPAPYDDGLAVLRFLATSAAQIPVPLDLSRCFLAGDSAGGNIAHHVAHRWSSSSSSASSLNLAGVVLIQPFFGGEERTEAELELDKAIPSLSMAITDAYWRDFLPEGATRDHAAAACGVGELAEAFPPAMVAVGGFDLLKGWQARYVEKLRGMGKPVKVMEYPDAIHGFHVFPEIADSGKFLEDLKVFVQEHRAAKL from the coding sequence ATGGCCGGCCCTGAAGaagcgcgccggcggccagccCTGCCATGGACAGTGCGCGCGCAGCTCGCAGCACTCTCGCTCGCGCACCGCCGCGACGGCAGCGtccggcgcctcctcttctccctcgGCGACCACCGCTCCGCCGCCAACCCTTCCCGCCCGGACGCCTCGGGCGTGCGCTCCGCCGACGTCGTTGTCGACGCGGCCACGGGCGTCTGGGCCCGCGtcttctccccctcccccccgccgccttccgccgaggacgcgccgccgctctccgTCGTCGTCTacttccacggcggcggcttcgcgCTCTTCTCCCCGGCGTCCCGTCCCTACGACGCCttctgccgccgcctctgccgcgcgctcggcgccgccgtcgtctccgTCGCCTACCGCCTCGCCCCCGCCCACCGCTTCCCGGCCCCCTACGACGACGGCCTCGCCGTCCTCCGCTTCCTCGCCACATCCGCCGCCCAAATCCCCGTCCCCCTCGACCTCTCCCGATGCTTCCTGGCCGGGGACAGCGCGGGGGGCAACATCGCGCACCACGTGGCGCACCGCtggtcatcttcttcctcctcggcctcgtcCCTCAATCTCGCGGGGGTCGTCCTGATCCAGCCCTTCTTCGGGGGCGAGGAGAGAACCGAAGCGGAGCTCGAGCTCGACAAGGCGATCCCGTCGCTGTCGATGGCGATCACGGACGCGTACTGGAGAGACTTTCTCCCCGAGGGAGCCACCCGGGACCACGCGGCCGCAGCctgcggcgtcggcgagctcGCGGAGGCGTTCCCGCCGGCCATGGTGGCCGTCGGCGGGTTCGACCTCCTCAAGGGCTGGCAGGCTCGGTACGTGGAGAAGCTGCGTGGGATGGGGAAGCCCGTGAAGGTTATGGAGTACCCTGACGCTATTCATGGTTTCCATGTGTTCCCGGAGATCGCCGACTCCGGCAAGTTTCTCGAGGACCTCAAGGTGTTCGTCCAGGAGCACCGGGCCGCGAAGCTGTAG
- the LOC100842418 gene encoding gamma carbonic anhydrase 2, mitochondrial: MGTLGRAIYTVGKWIRGTGQAMDRLGSAVQGGLRAEEHVSRHRTIMGIFEKEPRINKDVFVAPSAAVIGDVEIGHGSSIWYGSILRGDVNTIQIGSGSNIQDNSLVHVSKSNISGKVLPTIIGNKVTVGHSAVLHACTIEDEAFVGMGATLLDGVVVEKHSMVGAGSLVKQNTRIPSGEVWVGNPAKFLRKLTEEEIAFIAQSATNYFNLAQVHAAENAKSFDEIELEKMLRKKFAHKDEEYDSMLGVVREIPPELILPDNILPDKAPKAAVAAH, translated from the exons ATGGGGACCCTCGGGCGCGCGATCTACACGGTGGGCAAGTGGATCCGCGGCACCGGGCAGGCCATGGACCGCCTCGGATCCGCCGTCCAGGGCGGCCTCCGCGCCGAGGAGCACG TGTCAAGGCATCGTACAATCATGGGCATATTTGAGAAAGAGCCAAGAATCAACAAAGATGTTTTTGTTGCTCCCAGTGCAGCCGTCATTGGTGATGTGGAGATTGGACATGGATCCTCAATCTGGTATGGTTCCATTTTGAGAG GTGATGTCAACACCATTCAGATTGGATCAGGGTCAAATATACAAGACAACTCCCTTGTACATGTTTCAAAATCTAACATCAGCGGGAAGGTCCTCCCGACCATAATTGGAAACAAAGTCACAGTAG GTCATAGTGCTGTcttacatgcatgcaccatCGAGGATGAAGCTTTTGTTGGTATGGGTGCCACTTTGCTTGATGGAGTGGTTGTCGAAAAGCACAGCATGGTTGGTGCAGGATCTCTTGTGAAGCAGAACACGAGGATTCCTTCTGGGGAG GTCTGGGTTGGTAATCCTGCCAAGTTCCTAAGGAAGCTTACAGAGGAGGAGATCGCATTCATTGCCCAATCAGCGACCAACTACTTCAACTTAGCTCAAGTTCACGCAGCCGAGAACGCCAAGAGCTTCGACGAGATTGAGCTCGAGAAGATGCTGAGGAAGAAGTTCGCTCACAAAGACGAGGAGTACGACTCGATGCTCGGGGTGGTTCGCGAGATCCCACCAGAGCTCATCCTTCCCGACAACATCCTCCCAGACAAAGCACCGAAGGCGGCCGTTGCCGCTCACTGA
- the LOC100841993 gene encoding probable glutathione S-transferase GSTU6, whose product MRSYSIDHRPEQTMATAGSEGEGGDVKLLGLRLSPFVARVRMALAAKGVRYEYLEQDLAAKSDLLLRSNPVHRKVPVLIHGGSKPVCESLVILHYIDEAWPTAGPAILPAGGPLERAAARFWAAYVDGELFPAWGRVMMAAEEDERDERAREAGEMVSRLEEVFVSSAGEFFGGDAMGYLDFVLGSNLFWFEALRRMFGVKLIDEARTPMLAAWAERVGKAAAAEGVVMSEELVEMAVEHAKKLRGFGPPPPPPREREKQINYLASV is encoded by the coding sequence ATGCGAAGCTACTCGATCGATCATCGACCAGAGCAAACAATGGCGACGGCGGGCAgcgaaggagaaggaggggaCGTGAAGCTGCTGGGCCTGCGGCTGAGCCCGTTCGTGGCCCGCGTGCGCATGGCGCTGGCCGCCAAGGGCGTCCGCTACGAGTACCTCGAGCAGGACCTCGCCGCCAAGAGCGACCTCCTCCTCAGATCCAACCCGGTCCACCGGAAGGTCCCCGTGCTCATCCATGGCGGCAGCAAGCCCGTCTGCGAGTCGCTCGTCATCCTCCACTACATCGACGAGGCCTGGCCCACCGCCGGCCCAGCCATCCTCCCCGCCGGGGGCCCGCTGGAGCGAGCCGCCGCGCGGTTCTGGGCCGCGTACGTCGACGGCGAGCTGTTCCCGGCCTGGGGCCGGGTCatgatggcggcggaggaggatgagcGGGACGAGAGGGCCCGCGAGGCGGGCGAGATGGTGTCGCGGCTCGAGGAGGTCTTCGTTTCCAGCGCCGGCGAGTTCTTCGGCGGGGACGCCATGGGGTACCTCGATTTCGTGCTGGGGAGCAACCTGTTCTGGTTCGAGGCGCTGCGGAGGATGTTTGGTGTGAAGTTGATTGATGAGGCGAGGACACCGATGCTGGCGGCGTGGGCGGAGCGGGTTGGgaaggctgcggcggcggaaggggTGGTGATGTCGGAGGAGCTCGTGGAGATGGCCGTGGAGCACGCGAAGAAGCTTCGGGGCttcgggccgccgccgccgccgccaagagaGCGTGAGAAGCAGATCAATTATCTGGCCTCGGTTTGA